AATCTTAGGTTTATGATCTTTTTTCCAATTTTCTGTAATCGTGATACAATCTGCCAAACTTTGTAACGGATGACGCGTTGCTGATTCCAGAGAGATGACAGGAACTTTTGCATGTTGCTCAAACTGACTCAAAATGCTTTCATTCACATCATCTTCTTTGCTCTTCATTCCTGCAAAACAACGTACAGCGATGATATCACAATATTGATTTAAAACTTCAATAGCATCTTTAATATGCTCTACTGTATCTCCGTTCATTATCGCTCCGTCAGCAAATTCAAGATTCCATGCTTCCTGTGCTGCATTTAAAGTCAATACATTTAAACCAAGATTTTGTGCTGCAATCTGGCTGCTTAAACGGGTTCTTAAGCTTGAGTTTAAGAATACAAGACCTATTGTCTTTCCCTTTCCTTTTTCTGTTTCTGAAAGTGGGTTTGCTTTAATTTCTAAAGCTTTTTTTATGATTTCCTGTAAGTTTTCTACATCACTTACAGCGGTGAATTTTTTCATTTTGAATTGATTTTAAAGATTTCCTTTACTTATTAATTGTTAATCTAACCACAAAAGGAGAAAAGCTCTTATTTAAACACTTTAGAACACTTAAGCTAGTTTAAAATGAAACTGCATATAAAGTTCACATAAGAAGAAAATCAAAGATTTTCAAAAACTTCAGTGTACTTCTTAAGCGTTTAGTAGTTTCTTACAATCACTTAAGTGTTTAAATTCTTTTGTGACTTTTGTGGTTCAAAAACTCCGAAGGCTAGTTACTCTGTTTAGATTCCTACGGAATGACAAATATTGCGTAAGAATTTCATCTTCTCTTTTTACACTTTACCTTCTTAGCCTTTTTAATCTTCAATACTTTCTAACACTGTTTTCAAAGCATTGATAAAAAGATCCGTTTCCTCTTTTTTGATATTCAGTGCCGGAAGAATCCTTAAAACACTTTTATCGTTTGAGTTTCCAGTGAAAATATGATGATCGAACAGTAAGCTTTTCCTTATCTCTGAACAGTCTCTGTCGAGTTCTATTCCGATCATCAATCCTTTCCTTCGAATGGATTTAATATGGGGTAAATCTTTAATTTCATTTTCAATATACTCGCCCATTTGCTGAGTATTTTCGATAAGATTTTCATCTTTCATGACATCCAGAACAGCAATGGAAGCTACACAAGCTAAGTGATTTCCTCCAAAAGTAGTTCCCAGCAAGCCATTACTAGCCTGGAATTTAGGACTAATCAAAACTCCGCCAACCGGAAATCCGTTCCCCATTCCTTTAGCTGTGGTAATAATATCTGCTTGAATCCCGAATTCCTGATGGGCAAAGAAGTATCCGCTTCTTCCATATCCCGACTGTACTTCATCCAAGATCAAAACAGCATCATATTTCTCACACAGTTCTTTAATTTTAGATAAAAATTCTTCCGTCGGAATCATAATTCCGCCTACACCCTGGATTCCTTCAATAATTACTGAAGAAATTTCATTTCCATGTACTGCAAAAGTTTCTTCGAGCTGCTTAACATCATTCCATTCAGATTTAATGAATCGTTCTGAAAAGTTTACCGGAGCAACAATTTTCGGGTTATCCGTTACAGAAACTGCCGCAGAAGTTCTTCCGTGAAATGATCCTGAGAAATAAAGCACTTTACTTTTTCCATTGTGAAAAGAAGCAAGCTTTAATGCATTTTCATTAGCCTCAGCACCTGAATTACACAGGAAAAGGTTGTAGTCTTCATATCCTGAAAGTTTTCCCAGTTTATCAGCCAGTTCTACCTGCAATTCATTCTGAACAGAGTTAGAATAGAAAGAAATCTTTTCCAATTGTTCTTTCAATTTATTTTGGTAGTGCGGATGGTTATGGCCAATAGAGATTACAGCATGTCCTCCGTAGAAGTCAAGATATTTTTCACCTTTATCATCCCAAAGGAAAGACCCCTGAGCTTTAACCGGATTTATGTTGAATAATGGATATACGTTGAATAAATTCATTTTTTTGTTTTTAATTAATTTCTTTTGTCTTGAAACAAAAGAAACAAAAGTTCAAGACCTGGAAACTTCCGCTAAAAATTAGTTCTATTCTCTAAAAATTCTAAAACTTGTGCGAATTCTAAACGAGTTCTTCGATTTTATATACACCTCGCACTTCGAACAGTAGAATTTTCTTAACGTTCACAGAATTAATTTTCTTAACGCTCCATTTTCCTAAGTCGGATTTGATGTTAGTTTTTAAAACTTACGATTGACTTATTTTAATCAATTGAATTTAAAATGCTATCGGTTTCAGATTCAAGCCTGTATTTTCATCCCAACCCATCGCGATATTCATATTTTGAACAGCCTGTCCTGAAGCTCCTTTCAACAAATTGTCAATCGCTGAGTGAATAACGGCAACATTTCCACTCTTTTCAAT
This is a stretch of genomic DNA from Chryseobacterium tructae. It encodes these proteins:
- a CDS encoding N-acetylornithine carbamoyltransferase, with the translated sequence MKKFTAVSDVENLQEIIKKALEIKANPLSETEKGKGKTIGLVFLNSSLRTRLSSQIAAQNLGLNVLTLNAAQEAWNLEFADGAIMNGDTVEHIKDAIEVLNQYCDIIAVRCFAGMKSKEDDVNESILSQFEQHAKVPVISLESATRHPLQSLADCITITENWKKDHKPKIVLTWAPHIKPIAHAVGNSFAEWMQEMDVELVIANPEGYDLDPAFTKDTKVIHDQDEALKDADFIYVKNWSSFNDYAAMPEVKGDWMLTNEKLATTNQAKVMHCLPVRRNVELSDEVMDGENSIIYQQAKNRIFSAQAVFSEILDGLKAE
- a CDS encoding aspartate aminotransferase family protein → MNLFNVYPLFNINPVKAQGSFLWDDKGEKYLDFYGGHAVISIGHNHPHYQNKLKEQLEKISFYSNSVQNELQVELADKLGKLSGYEDYNLFLCNSGAEANENALKLASFHNGKSKVLYFSGSFHGRTSAAVSVTDNPKIVAPVNFSERFIKSEWNDVKQLEETFAVHGNEISSVIIEGIQGVGGIMIPTEEFLSKIKELCEKYDAVLILDEVQSGYGRSGYFFAHQEFGIQADIITTAKGMGNGFPVGGVLISPKFQASNGLLGTTFGGNHLACVASIAVLDVMKDENLIENTQQMGEYIENEIKDLPHIKSIRRKGLMIGIELDRDCSEIRKSLLFDHHIFTGNSNDKSVLRILPALNIKKEETDLFINALKTVLESIED